One Mus pahari chromosome 10, PAHARI_EIJ_v1.1, whole genome shotgun sequence genomic window, ACTGAGATGTagattaattaaatattaaaacttagAACTGGGGGTCCCTAGtactaattaaagaaaaaatatcaaggCTAATAGGCTTATATTGAAgatgaatataaaatttcaaaaacaaaaagactttatctcaTACAAATGAACtgctaatatttcaaatatacttTAACATtttagaacaacaaaataaagatatAGCTCTTATACATGATAAATTCTGTCATATTCCAAAGCACTCCAATCAAaccccagcccccactcccagGTCCTTCACTTATAGTGCCTAAGAATATCTTGCCTTTAAAAAGCTTAACGTAAATCATCATTCATTTGAATTCTGAAGCCAATGAGTGCAATACAGATAATCCTTTAGAGCAGAACCCTGAACATGCACAGCTATGGCACATACCTGAATTAAGGAAGAACTGAGGAGAATCACCATGAATGCCCACCGTGCCTGGCCCCAAGGAGTTAGACAGGGTGTTCACAAAGGAAAACACTCCACTCATGATTCCAAAGCCCAAGCCAGAAactaaggaggaagaaaaacaccGGTAAACCTTTCCCTGTTAGGCGTCCACTTCAGCTCTCATTTGCAAGACCTGGGGAATGTGTTTCACTGCAGGGACAGGGTCTGCTTTCTCAGCATGTGGAAGGCATGGCTCAGTTCCtacagcagcagagagagagctgCTGCAAGGCTGAGGAGGAGCTGGGTCTTTGgactggaaggaagaagggaaggaaacagcCTGCTGTTGCTGAAGCACTGGCCAGTCAGCTCTGGAAGGCTCCGTGAGGAAGTGCAGAGCAGGATGAGTGGGTAAATGAACAAGGGACAGGCACAGAAGGGACAAGAGAGGATGTGAGGGATTAACTGTTTGCGAGGTGAGACCCCTGGGCCAGACTGAGCTAACTCTACATAGAGACCTAGATccagtgagtgagtgtgagtgtgtatctgtgctacatgtgcatatgtgtctgtctgtgtgttacatatgcatgagtgtgtctgtgcacgtgtatgtgtgtgtgtagtgtgtatgtgtagacatGCACACTggtgcctgcatgagtttatatgtaccatgtgcaggtgtgcatatgggagtgtgtgtgtgtgttgtgtatgtagaCATGCACACTggtgcctgcatgagtttatgtgtactatgtgcaggtgtgcatatgagagagaaagagagagagagagagagagagagagagagagtgtgtgtgtgtgtgtgtgtgtgtgtgtgtgttgtgtatgtagaCATGCACACTGGTGCCTGCATGAGTGTACCATGTATAGGCTCTGCAGGTGTTGGAGCCCCTAGACAtagagttagaggtggttgtgagccactatgtgagtgctgggaactgaattcgggtcctctgcaagagcagtaggtgctcttaatggctgagccatctctccagcacttctattatttttcttcttgacaCCACAGGGTCTAACTTACCATAGGCCAACAGTCGCATTGAGGGTGCTATGTCCTCCTCCGGGTTTATGCTTTTCAAACCCTCACTggcttttctaaaagaaaaatacctttttaaaaaatttacatctgtgatttttttttaagtttcttacaAGACCCTTCAAAACTAGATATTAATGAGGCTTCTGATCAGGTTACATTCGAAGTCCAGAGTCCGTTTACCTGAAGCCCAGCATATTTTTTGGAAGCTTAAGTCAAAGGAGATTTATAAGCTGAGGTTTTCATaagaggaaaaatttaaaatatttgtaataaacCAATAGGAATTAAGCCCAATGGGATCAATAGCAATGTTTTAATTTCTGAGATCAGTAAATATTTCTCATGAGTAAATACTTATCCTGAGGGATCTACcactttggatttctttttctcaaactCTTATATCTTCATCTCCAACTTCTTGGCATTCTGTTGTGTTTTCCACTGTGGCTATATTCTCCCAGCCTCCCTTCTGTCTTCCAGTACAAAGAACCAAAATCCTTCTCACCCTTcttaacacttttttttcttttggtacaGTAACTAAGCCCATGCCTCACACACACCAAGAACAGCATCTATCACTGAGCAGCACCTgcagcctgcccctcccccagcttgtCCTACTCCTCCCCATAGCATTTATTGTAATAACTGATAGACTTAGAGGCCAGTGTCTCATGTTGCTACTTAACCATACCAtcttatgattttaaatattttacatatatgattcATATTCCCAATTAAGCTTCAAGAGAAATGCAGTCTGCTATTTTTCTAATATGCTATTTGATAAAATGCTGCCTTTAGAATAGGATATAAGTACTTAAATGGAAAAGCAATTACTTCTCAGTAAGAAATCAATCCAGAGCGATAATATTCACACTTCTGTTACAGCCAattcacaaacatacaaaaactctgcctctgctccctgcttcACCATGCAGACATATTAGGGATGTTAGGTGTGGCTCATTATACTACTGTCTCTGTGGCCCAGAAGCTCTGCAACCATTTAAAAGCCAACTGAAAGGATATTTGGATTATACACACTGTAAAGTCTATCTACTAACGTAGCAAAAGAACCAACACTTTGGAATGACCTGTCAGTCagtgctgagacagaaggaggtGAGATGAACTCTAAGAGCAGACATGTCAACCAGAGTATACTTATTTCCCAGCCTCTGTGGGAACTGAAACTCTAGTGGAGCCAGGTGTGGGGCTCAGGTTTGTagtcatagcacttgggagactgaggtacTAGAAGTACTGCatgttcgaggccatcctggtctatgcAGTGATATCCTACTCAAAAAGccaacataaaatacattttaaaatatcaaggaaCAGATACTTATTACTGTTGGTCTACTTATTACATAATGCAGAAATACTGCATGAATATCATTGATTTATTAATCACTGTTCTGGTGATGTAGAATTCAATCAAAATAGCCGTATGCAAACTGTCCTCTGCTTTTCTAGAATCAAAAAGAACAATTTGCTATTTCAGTGTTGTCCATTTGGAAACACTGTTTAGTAGGAAGGATGTGACCCAGATGTTTATGTGACTGTCTCTGCAGCAGAAACCAACTAAATCATACAGTTTCCTTAATAAAATAAGCCTACCTTTGAAGGAACTATTTTACATGTTAGTTAAACCTTATGAGTTATACAACAGTAATAACCTATTATCAACAAATGTATCAGTGCAGTTTAATCAATACATTGGGAGAATTTCTGGTTTGTGTAAGTTGTTTTTCTCTATTGGACACACTGTGGCACTGCAATCAGGAAGATATTAAGTTTCTAGCCATGATAGCCCATGTCTGAAATTCCAgcaaggtcagaagttcaaggccattctcaatTATATACTAGGTTGGAGGCTATATGAGGAtgcaggagaccctgtttcagaataaaacaaagcaaaataaaacaacaacaaaaaactcaaatGGTGTATTTCTATACAGAACCCTTTGTTAATctcacactcacatagacacataaaaaataaacgaGACAGAGGTGGTGAgtcccctttaatcctagcacatgggtgACAGGCagttggagctctgtgagttcaaggccaggctccaGGCCAGTCAGTGTTACATAGCGAGATgctatcttaaacaaacaaacacgaagAAAATGATTTATCAATAGTTTCACAATTTTATATTGTAAAATTTGGAACTTCTAATTTTTGTTCCTGGGATCCTTAACAAATGTAACAGAATTTAGACTTACGCAAATAGATGAGACATGGCACCGATCTCTATCATGTCTTGAGCTTTCTCACTTCCTAATGTTAACAGGGAACTGTCGGTGCCCCAACATTTCCTCTCTCGAAACTGCCTCACAGCATGAGGACATTTCTGGATTTATGTATCTAAGATATTTgaggtttttcttgtttgtttgcttggtttttgagCTGGTCTCATGTCACTGGCTGGCCTCACTATCATTGGAGAGCTAAGAGTACAAttgtgccccaccatgcctattttattattttacttagcTAGGGACACTGTTAGTTTATCTGTCAGTACACTGTGAGGCtgagttatttaaaaaacaactcTGGCCAAGGGCTTAGATCACACTGTAGTAAAAGCATATGGTGAAAATCAGGCGGTAACGAAAGGGGCGCATCCACTGCCAACTGCCAAGGGAAGAGAAGGGCTTAGAAGCAACAACCACGCCTTGAACTGAGGAGTGCTGAGCCTTGACAGGGACCCTGTGACAATCATGTGGCTGAGATTTCAATGGCACAGGCTAAAAGTAGATTTTGATTACCCTAGTGAAAATATACAGTTAAAAGTCAGACTGTAGGCTGAGGGTGAGGGGTATGGACTGTTTGCCTATTATGTGCCCTGCCCTCAACCCCcagtactttaaaataaaaagcaacaataaattaaatctttatgATGGTAGTAACTACCTTTTGCATATCACAAACATTCAACACAATTAGATGTCCTTCCTGTAAAAAACTTAAAtgttacattttgtttctttgaaagttCTGGACTCTTTcatggccaccatgcccagcttaaaatgttactttttcctctctttctttaatttttaaaacaatactggagatcaaacccacAGGCTCTGGGAAGGCTAGCATgggctctaccaactgagctacattctctgTCCTTAACATTACTTCCAACATTTATTTAATGCTCTTTACATTTTTCCCATAGACTACAAATTTTCATCTTAAACCttttcaaaagtatatttttaaagttacatttatttattatttattttctgtgtgtgcatactcCTGATCACACAAATGCCACAGTATACATGTGAAGATCAAGAGACAACCTGaagtgctttcatttttttctatctttaaatgggtcatcaggcttggtggcaagcacgtttacccactgaatcatcatCCTGCCAGGCACACCAAAGCTATGCTTTTTTGCTACTAAGAAATGACTTCCTGGTTTCCAATTGGTAGTTTAAATTGCCTCGTTATGAAAAGGGAATTCAATATCTACTGCTAAAAGCAAACATGCCTGGCaaagcaaaatgtttttaaaaattcagaataacAACATATTAGGAAGTGAGTGAGATGGCTAGAAGCCTGTTCCAGGGGATGTTGCTGAGGCTCACTGTAGGTTTCATCTACGAACTCCGAGGAGAGTCTGAGTGGCAGGAACGAAAACACTTGTCACTCCACTGACCTTACCACAGAAGCAAAGCTAATCTCATGACTTCCTGAAAGAACGTAAGAACATAGGGCTCCAAGTCCAAGCTCTGACTCAAATTACTGGTTTCATGTGACGTCCTCGTGGGTCCTTCAGATGACCATATCCTAGCCCCAAAGGAGAGTCCATGGCACACACAAGCCAGTCCTAGTGACAgtcagtctctcagtctctctctctctctctctctctctctctctctctctctctgtgtgtgtgtgtgtgtgtgtgtgtgtgttttaagagagGTCTCACTATACTCTGTGGATGTcaaggaactcactatgtaaaccagactggcctcaaactcacagatctccGCCTGCCTCCGGAGATTAAGATGTGTACCGCCAGAGCTTCTGTCTCTTACCCACCTTTGCACCTCCAACCTCCAGTTCTGACAAAGTATCTGGCACTGGGAAAATTCTCAAGAAACACTtttgggaggaaggagaaggagggaaagacaagggagcaggggagcaggagggcaggcaggcaggcaggcaagccagGTCATAAATTTAAATGCTCAGAATTTTCAGGCTAGAAGTGTAACAACCACCAAATCATAATTCAAGtttaactgagaaaataaaaaaaacactgaaCTTACTTTAACAGCTTATAATATGCAAGCCTGAACAGCTCTTGGACACAGACAGAGAGCAACGCTCCCAAGATGAGCAGGTAATTCTGTACTGATTCATCTCTGTTGTCAGTAATGACTCTCCCTAGGAACCAAAACATGGACGAAAGCAGGAGAGACACCAACCAGAAGAAAGCACTGGAACGTAGAAGACAAAAGTCACAAGTTAACAGAAGCACAGGAAACAAAtatcttgatcttttttttttttttttttgaaagaagccCTTGACGTGGTACTCTGGATCAACATTTGCTAATCAATGGTTCATTTTCCTCCTAGTGAAAAAAACAGTCCAAGAGGAACATCAGATGCCCTCAACAAGAACGACCCAATGACCCTGTCTGTGTACACCAGAACACTATCTGCCAAGGACTGGCAACGAGGAAGTCGGTTACTGCTTTGCCTTATTGGTGTGCCATAGAAATATACAACCAGTGGCTGTTACTATTTTCATATCCTAGAAAATACGAATTTAATGGCTTAGCTATCTGTAAAGATAAGtatcttttctgaagaaaacaaataccTACACCTGTATTTATTGTGTGCACCATGGAAAATTCAGAAGTTGCAAACCCGTGCTGTGGTCTAGTTGTTTTCCAGGCCCGGTTCTTACAACCATCCTGTGGACTTTAAGGACACAGCAAGCTTTATAAGCTTTTGGTTCACCAGACTCTATTGTTTTTTAATGCCAACAGCGAAGGAGCACTATTTAGTACAGGAAAAAAGAACTCCGGGAGGCTGGAGTCCCTGGCCTAGCTAGTGAGCTGCCTGGATGCCAAGTCCCAGAAACTGTCTCAGCAGGTGCAAAGGGATCAAGACCGCATTCACCAGCAGAGTTCGATATTTACCAAGTTCTCAGAAAGACTGGTCAGGTTGTTGCAGCGTTTTCTCAGGCTTCCACCTTTGGCTGCACCCCAACCATTACCCAGGGGCCTACAAGAAAAATCTGAGCccaaatccctcacaggcattcTGAGACCAAGAATGGGGGTTGAAGAGGCGGACAACTGATCCCCAGGTGTCTTTAATGGCAGAGAGTGAGAACCGCTCTTCGATGCCGCTGAGCACTGGGTGAAATGAGAGATTCCTAAGGAAAGACTAAGGCTCCATACACGAATGTATCTACTTATTCCCATCTAAGTCCACAGAAGTCAAGACTCGCAGGGCCCGTCTGCTCAACCTGAGCCCCCCTCCTCTCAGCCTTGGACAGTCCCACAAGCTGAGGCCACTGGAAGATGGGGATCCCGGGGTCGTGGAAacccaggagagggagggaaccCGCGGTGTCCGGGACTCGGCTCAACCTCACCCGGCGATGAGGAAAATGACGCGCAAAGGGTCGGTGGCGATAGTGAAGAGGTAGAGAGCGAACGCGGGCCCGAAGGCGATGAAGGCGCAACCGAAGAACACAGGCACCGTCATGGTACCCGCAGAAGCCAGTCCCGGGGGACCTGAGTGGATCCGAGGTGCCTGGGACACTTTCTTAGCGGATGCAGGGCGG contains:
- the LOC110328376 gene encoding putative gamma-secretase subunit APH-1C: MTVPVFFGCAFIAFGPAFALYLFTIATDPLRVIFLIAGAFFWLVSLLLSSMFWFLGRVITDNRDESVQNYLLILGALLSVCVQELFRLAYYKLLKKASEGLKSINPEEDIAPSMRLLAYVSGLGFGIMSGVFSFVNTLSNSLGPGTVGIHGDSPQFFLNSEFK